A DNA window from Brassica napus cultivar Da-Ae chromosome C1, Da-Ae, whole genome shotgun sequence contains the following coding sequences:
- the LOC106346557 gene encoding coiled-coil domain-containing protein SCD2 isoform X2, with amino-acid sequence MARRRWEGSDNVGSANSSPAMSPSHRMTNDGGGGISGRSTLRKQNAAELLAKVMEQRDYDYDYDDEDEDLYQVHLPPLSRDRRRDDKRIGKGTVRGKPAPAKRPVLIPPKFDDDESDGDEPVKIPQKNVRVSAVRPVLLPPKFDDESDGDEVAADLPRNQVKIPEENASVQKEAPAVKPIALSPPKFDDELDGDEITANVVKNQAEEIPQKNASPALRVRVPGYSRRNPMEDSEQNADRKVNVQFDVPPAKQSEAQLKYKKRFSSADILAPNQEEDDREASALRDELDMLQEENDNILYKLQRAGEKREAAEARARELERQIASLGEGANFDVKLLKRKEAALRQREAALRAAEQKRDGRHKETDAFCAELQSLKEETEKAVEQLQDAQAETKSLRTMIHRTILTHEEMEEVVLKRCWLARYWELAVQHGIYKDIAPSRHEHWSALAPLPFEVVISAAQKPEDSWQTDGSDRTWNKVVSKFSDANGEGNIESMLAVETGLREIASLKVEDAIMLVFAGFRQKHVVRQSDTDPRVQGEPKFAEAFELSHDEKQDILFKEAWLMYYWKRAKIHSVESDIAEDRLKFWISRIAEQPTSHDAVDVERGMRELRKLGIEQQLWEASRAQLTDSTFPLSVSDYCDE; translated from the exons ATGGCTCGGAGGCGGTGGGAGGGGTCGGATAATGTCGGCTCGGCTAATTCTTCACCTGCGATGTCTCCTTCTCATCGTATGACCAACGACGGAGGAGGAGGAATCTCTGGCAGAAGCACGCTCCGGAAGCAAAACGCCGCCGAGCTACTCGCTAAAGTCATGGAGCAGCGAGACTACGACTATGATTACGACGACGAAGACGAAGATCTCTACCAGGTGCATCTTCCGCCTCTCTCTCGGGATCGAAGACGAGACGATAAACGAATCGGCAAGGGAACCGTCAGAGGTAAACCGGCTCCGGCGAAGAGACCGGTCTTAATCCCGCCTAAGTTTGACGACGACGAATCCGACGGTGATGAACCGGTGAAGATTCCTCAAAAGAACGTTAGAGTGTCGGCGGTTAGACCCGTACTACTCCCGCCCAAATTTGACGATGAATCCGACGGTGACGAAGTCGCAGCCGATTTGCCACGGAATCAAGTGAAGATTCCTGAAGAGAATGCTAGTGTTCAGAAAGAAGCTCCGGCGGTGAAACCGATCGCATTATCTCCGCCTAAGTTTGACGATGAACTCGACGGAGACGAGATCACAGCCAATGTGGTCAAGAATCAAGCGGAGGAGATTCCTCAAAAGAACGCTAGTCCTGCACTCAGGGTTAGAGTTCCGGGGTATTCGCGTCGGAATCCAATGGAGGATTCTGAGCAGAACGCAGACAGGAAAGTCAATGTTCAGTTTGACGTGCCGCCGGCAAAACAATCGGAGGCTCAgttaaagtataagaaaag GTTTAGCTCTGCAGACATTTTAGCACCGAATCAGGAAGAAGATGATCGAGAAGCTTCGGCCTTACGTGATGAA CTAGATATGCTTCAAGAAGAAAATGATAATATACTGTAtaag CTTCAACGAGCTGGAGAAAAACGCGAAGCAGCAGAAGCAAGGGCTAGGGAGCTAGAGAGACAG ATTGCTTCTCTAGGTGAAGGTGCAAATTTTGACGTCAAACTCTTGAAGAG GAAAGAAGCAGCGTTGCGTCAAAGAGAG GCAGCATTAAGGGCTGCTGAACAGAAAAGAGATGGAAGACACAAGGAAACTGATGCCTTTTGTGCAGAACTTCAG AGCTTGAAAGAGGAAACGGAGAAGGCCGTGGAACAGCTCCAGGATGCTCAAGCTGAAACAAAGTCTCTTCGGACAATGATACATAGAACGATTTTGACTCATGAAGAAATG GAGGAAGTTGTTTTAAAGAGATGCTGGCTTGCTCGCTACTGGGAACTAGCTGTTCAACACG GAATTTATAAGGATATAGCTCCATCAAGACATGAACATTGGTCAGCTTTAGCTCCTCTTCCCTTTGAAGTTGTCATTTCCGCGGCCCAAAAGCCTGAAGATTCCTGGCAGACAG ATGGTAGCGATCGCACTTGGAACAAAGTCGTTAGTAAATTCAGTGATGCAAATGGAGAAGGGAACATAGAGAGTATGCTTGCCGTTGAAACGGGTCTACGTGAGATAGCATCCTTGAAG GTTGAGGATGCTATAATGCTTGTATTTGCCGGGTTCAGACAAAAACATGTGGTCCGACAATCCGACACTG ATCCCAGGGTGCAAGGGGAGCCTAAGTTTGCTGAAGCATTTG AGTTGAGTCACGATGAGAAACAGGATATTCTCTTTAAAGAG GCATGGCTGATGTACTACTGGAAAAGAGCTAAAATTCACAGCGTGGAGAGTGATATCGCGGAAGACCGTCTTAAGTTCTGGATCAGCCGTATCGCAGAACAGCCAACATCACATGATGCAGTTGATG TGGAACGAGGTATGAGGGAGCTAAGGAAACTTGGAATAGAACAACAATTGTGGGAAGCATCTCGCGCACAACTCACCGACTCCACTTTTCCTCTTTCCGTTTCTGACTACTGTGACGAGTGA
- the LOC106346558 gene encoding magnesium protoporphyrin IX methyltransferase, chloroplastic: MTIAPSLLSSSSSASQFLPRFPTAARFNVAASRSRAVTVVAASVTDLSSVDSTTIAVLGGGSVAALATIVSLTDPERRRKLQAEEVGGGDKEVVREYFNSTGFERWRKIYGETDEVNRVQKDIRIGHAKTVEKTMLMLTEEGSLAGVTVCDAGCGTGLLSIPLAKEGAIVSASDISAAMVAEAEMKAKQQLGSENLPRFEVNDLESLSGKYNTVVCLDVLIHYPQSKADGMIAHLASLAEKRVILSFAPKTFYYDILKRIGELFPGPSKATRAYLHSEADVENALRKVGWRISKRGLITTQFYFSRLIEAAPM; the protein is encoded by the exons ATGACGATTGCTCCTTCCTTGTtgtcatcatcttcctcagccTCTCAATTCCTCCCTAGATTCCCAACCGCCGCTAGGTTCAATGTAGCCGCTTCACGGAGCAGAGCCGTCACCGTCGTCGCTGCATCCGTCACCGACCTATCCAGCGTTGACAGCACGACCATCGCCGTACTCGGAGGCGGATCAGTCGCAGCTCTGGCGACGATCGTTTCCTTGACGGATCCGGAGAGGAGGCGGAAACTGCAGGCGGAGGAAGTTGGAGGAGGCGACAAGGAGGTGGTGAGGGAGTATTTCAACAGCACGGGGTTCGAGCGGTGGAGGAAGATCTACGGCGAGACTGACGAAGTGAACCGCGTGCAGAAGGATATACGAATCGGCCACGCCAAAACGGTTGAGAAAACGATGCTCATGCTGACGGAAGAAGGTTCGCTGGCCGGCGTAACGGTCTGCGACGCTGGCTGCGGAACAGGATTGCTCTCGATTCCACTTGCTAAGGAAGGTGCGATCGTCTCCGCTAGCGATATCTCTGCAGCTATGGTCGCCGAAGCTGAGATGAAG GCAAAGCAGCAGTTAGGATCAGAGAATCTACCGAGATTTGAAGTGAATGATTTAGAGAGTCTAAGTGGGAAGTATAACACTGTTGTATGCCTAGACGTGCTCATACATTACCCTCAGAGCAAAGCAGACGGGATGATCGCACACCTCGCTTCGTTAGCTGAGAAGAGAGTGATTCTGAGTTTTGCACCAAAGACGTTCTATTACGATATCTTGAAGAGGATTGGAGAGCTTTTCCCAGGTCCTTCAAAGGCTACAAGGGCCTATCTACACTCAGAGGCGGATGTTGAAAATGCTTTGCGTAAGGTCGGGTGGAGAATCAGCAAGAGAGGACTCATTACCACCCAGTTCTACTTCTCTAGGCTTATCGAAGCAGCTCCAATGTAG
- the LOC106346563 gene encoding superoxide dismutase [Fe] 1, chloroplastic, whose product MAASAAVTANYVLKPPPYPLDALEPHMSKQTLEFHWGKHHRAYVDNLKKQVLGSELEGKPLEHIIQNTYNNGDLLPPFNNAAQAWNHEFFWESMKPGGGGKPSGELLALLERDFTSYEKFYDEFNAAAATQFGAGWAWLAYADNKLKVVKTPNAVNPLVLGSFPLLTIDVWEHAYYLDFQNRRPDYIKTFMNNLVSWEAVSSRLEAAKAASS is encoded by the exons ATGGCTGCTTCAGCTGCTGTAACCGCAAACTACGTCCTTAAGCCACCTCCATACCCTCTG GATGCTTTGGAGCCGCATATGAGCAAACAAACTCTGGAGTTTCACTGGGGAAAACATCACAGAGCTTATGTGGACAACCTCAAGAAACAGGTTCTTGGATCCGAGCTTGAAGGCAAGCCCTTGGAGCATATCATCCAAAACACTTACAACAACGGCGACCTCCTCCCTCCTTTCAACAACGCTGCTCAG GCGTGGAACCACGAGTTCTTCTGGGAATCAATGAAACCCGGTGGTGGAGGAAAACCATCAGGAGAGCTTCTTGCTCTGCTTGAAAGAGATTTCACTTCTTATGAGAAGTTCTATGATGAGTTCAATGCTGCTGCCGCCACTCAGTTTGGAGCTGGCTGGGCCTGGCTTGCTT ACGCAGACAACAAACTCAAAGTAGTGAAAACTCCCAATGCTGTGAACCCCCTTGTGCTTGGCTCTttc CCATTGCTTACCATTGATGTCTGGGAG CATGCATACTATCTCGACTTCCag AACCGCAGACCGGATTACATAAAGACATTCATGAACAATCTTGTGTCTTGGGAGGCTGTTAGTTCCAGACTTGAGGCTGCCAAAGCTGCTTCTTCCTGA
- the LOC106346559 gene encoding chromophore lyase CRL, chloroplastic, whose product MGTGSGSDPESSSSGWSRAPGLVVKTLVLIGGAVLLKRLTKSTTRWDHSHVVSRSLSGEKFSKEQASRDPDNYFNIRMMSCPAAEMVDGSQVLYLEQAFWRTPQKPFRQRLYMVKPCPKELKCDVEVSSYAIRDAEEYKNFCDRPKDQRPLPEEVIGDIGEHLTTIQLSCCDRGKRCLYEGSAPPGGFPNSWNGASYCTSDLTVLKNNEIHLWDRGFDDDGNQVWGPKEGPYEFKPAPSSSSINSDVFSPLNMFPQSALDKPIKGSFILQE is encoded by the exons atgggtaCCGGGTCAGGTTCGGATCCGGAGTCGAGTTCGTCCGGGTGGAGCAGGGCTCCTGGTTTGGTAGTGAAGACGCTGGTTCTGATCGGCGGCGCTGTTCTCCTTAAGCGTCTAACGAAATCCACCACTCGCTGGGACCACTCTCACGTCGTCTCTCGCTCTCTCAGCGGCGAAAAG TTTTCTAAGGAGCAAGCATCAAGGGATCCTGATAATTACTTCAACATAAG AATGATGAGCTGCCCAGCAGCTGAGATGGTGGATGGTTCGCAGGTTTTGTATCTCGAACAG GCATTTTGGAGAACTCCTCAAAAACCCTTTCGGCAA AGATTGTATATGGTTAAGCCTTGTCCAAAGGAACTGAAATGTGATGTTGAG GTGAGCTCATATGCAATCAGAGATGCTGAGGAGTACAAAAATTTCTGTGACCGCCCGAAGGACCAACGCCCACTTCCGGAAGAAGTTATTGGT GACATAGGAGAGCATTTGACAACCATACAACTTAGCTGTTGTGACCGCGGAAAGCGTTGCTTGTATGAAGGATCAGCTCCACCTGGTGGTTTCCCAAATTCATGG AATGGTGCAAGCTATTGTACATCTGATCTTACAGTCCTGAAAAACAATGAGATACATCTCTGGGATCGCGGGTTTGATGATGATGGAAACCAG GTGTGGGGACCAAAGGAAGGCCCGTACGAGTTCAAACCGGCGCCTTCATCGTCAAGCATCAACAGCGATGTGTTCTCTCCTTTGAATATGTTTCCTCAATCTGCACTTGATAAACCAATCAAAGGATCTTTCATTTTGCAAGAGTAG
- the LOC106346564 gene encoding metacaspase-2-like encodes MRPCNLNILRWKLMLLLVDCSSCRTPLHLPPGATRIRCSICHAFTLVAPEPHHQSHAPASPLPFSNSFTFPPPSSSLYPPVPSPSVYPPPTLSHSLSAPSAFSHVPSAPSPFSHALPAPSPFTHLPPAQSHFSHVPSSSFNHAHLAPSPFNHAPPGPPPPVHGEKRAVIVGVSYKDTENELKGCINDAKCMKFMLMKRFKFPESCILMLTEEEADPLRWPTRNNITMAMHWLVLSCKPGDSLVFHFSGHGNNQTDLNGDEVDGFDETLLPVDHATSGVIVDDEINATIVRPLPYGVKLHAIIDACHSGTVMDLPYLCRMERPGKYEWEDHRPPSGMWKGTSGGEVFSFTGCDDDQTSVDTPQLSGSAWTGAMTYAFIQAIERGHGTTYGSLLSAMRSTVHEIFDTNKGRELVEVDSDFLNTLLGLLILGAAPSAGEEANQAPQKTQEPQLSANEAFDVYEKPFSL; translated from the exons atGCGTCCTTGTAACTT GAATATTTTACGGTGGAAACTAATGTTGTTGCTGGTGGACTGCTCTAGCTGCCGTACGCCGCTTCACCTCCCTCCCGGAGCCACCAGGATTCGCTGCTCTATTTGCCACGCCTTCACTCTCGTCGCTCCTGAGCCCCACCACCAATCTCACGCTCCGGCGAGCCCCCTTCCTTTCTCCAACTCATTTACTTTTCCACCACCATCTTCTTCCCTATACCCACCGGTGCCGTCTCCGTCCGTCTACCCGCCGCCAACCTTAAGTCACTCATTATCGGCACCATCTGCTTTTAGTCACGTGCCATCGGCACCGTCTCCGTTTAGTCACGCACTACCAGCACCATCTCCGTTCACTCATTTGCCGCCAGCACAGTCTCATTTCAGTCACGTGCCTTCGTCTTCTTTCAATCACGCGCATTTGGCACCGTCTCCGTTCAATCACGCGCCGCCGGGTCCTCCACCGCCGGTACATGGAGAGAAGCGAGCGGTGATCGTCGGGGTGTCTTATAAGGATACAGAGAACGAGTTGAAAGGGTGCATCAATGACGCTAAATGCATGAAGTTCATGTTGATGAAGCGTTTCAAGTTCCCTGAGTCTTGCATCCTTATGCTCACCG AAGAAGAAGCGGATCCATTAAGATGGCCAACGAGGAACAATATAACAATGGCAATGCATTGGCTGGTTTTAAGCTGCAAACCAGGAGATTCACTAGTCTTCCACTTCTCCGGTCATGGAAACAACCAAACGGACCTCAACGGAGACGAGGTGGATGGCTTCGATGAGACCCTTCTTCCTGTTGACCACGCAACCTCAGGTGTCATTGTAGACGACGAGATCAATGctacaatcgtacgtcctctcCCTTATGGAGTCAAGCTTCATGCCATCATTGACGCTTGTCATAGTGGCACCGTCATGGACTTGCCCTACCTTTGTAGAATGGAGAG ACCCGGAAAGTACGAGTGGGAAGACCATCGGCCTCCATCAGGGATGTGGAAAGGTACGAGTGGCGGTGAAGTTTTCTCCTTCACTGGCTGCGACGATGACCAGACCTCAGTTGACACTccg CAATTGTCAGGGAGTGCGTGGACGGGTGCAATGACGTATGCATTCATTCAAGCCATAGAACGTGGACACGGAACTACTTATGGGAGCTTACTGAGTGCGATGCGATCAACAGTTCATGAGATCTTCGACACAAACAAAGGTAGAGAGCTTGTTGAAGTGGACAGCGATTTTCTCAATACTCTTCTTGGTTTGCTCATCTTAGGCGCTGCTCCATCTGCGGGTGAGGAAGCAAACCAAGCCCCACAAAAGACTCAG GAACCACAACTGAGCGCTAACGAGGCATTTGATGTGTACGAGAAGCCCTTCTCTTTGTGA
- the LOC106346557 gene encoding coiled-coil domain-containing protein SCD2 isoform X1: MARRRWEGSDNVGSANSSPAMSPSHRMTNDGGGGISGRSTLRKQNAAELLAKVMEQRDYDYDYDDEDEDLYQVHLPPLSRDRRRDDKRIGKGTVRGKPAPAKRPVLIPPKFDDDESDGDEPVKIPQKNVRVSAVRPVLLPPKFDDESDGDEVAADLPRNQVKIPEENASVQKEAPAVKPIALSPPKFDDELDGDEITANVVKNQAEEIPQKNASPALRVRVPGYSRRNPMEDSEQNADRKVNVQFDVPPAKQSEAQLKYKKSFRFSSADILAPNQEEDDREASALRDELDMLQEENDNILYKLQRAGEKREAAEARARELERQIASLGEGANFDVKLLKRKEAALRQREAALRAAEQKRDGRHKETDAFCAELQSLKEETEKAVEQLQDAQAETKSLRTMIHRTILTHEEMEEVVLKRCWLARYWELAVQHGIYKDIAPSRHEHWSALAPLPFEVVISAAQKPEDSWQTDGSDRTWNKVVSKFSDANGEGNIESMLAVETGLREIASLKVEDAIMLVFAGFRQKHVVRQSDTDPRVQGEPKFAEAFELSHDEKQDILFKEAWLMYYWKRAKIHSVESDIAEDRLKFWISRIAEQPTSHDAVDVERGMRELRKLGIEQQLWEASRAQLTDSTFPLSVSDYCDE, translated from the exons ATGGCTCGGAGGCGGTGGGAGGGGTCGGATAATGTCGGCTCGGCTAATTCTTCACCTGCGATGTCTCCTTCTCATCGTATGACCAACGACGGAGGAGGAGGAATCTCTGGCAGAAGCACGCTCCGGAAGCAAAACGCCGCCGAGCTACTCGCTAAAGTCATGGAGCAGCGAGACTACGACTATGATTACGACGACGAAGACGAAGATCTCTACCAGGTGCATCTTCCGCCTCTCTCTCGGGATCGAAGACGAGACGATAAACGAATCGGCAAGGGAACCGTCAGAGGTAAACCGGCTCCGGCGAAGAGACCGGTCTTAATCCCGCCTAAGTTTGACGACGACGAATCCGACGGTGATGAACCGGTGAAGATTCCTCAAAAGAACGTTAGAGTGTCGGCGGTTAGACCCGTACTACTCCCGCCCAAATTTGACGATGAATCCGACGGTGACGAAGTCGCAGCCGATTTGCCACGGAATCAAGTGAAGATTCCTGAAGAGAATGCTAGTGTTCAGAAAGAAGCTCCGGCGGTGAAACCGATCGCATTATCTCCGCCTAAGTTTGACGATGAACTCGACGGAGACGAGATCACAGCCAATGTGGTCAAGAATCAAGCGGAGGAGATTCCTCAAAAGAACGCTAGTCCTGCACTCAGGGTTAGAGTTCCGGGGTATTCGCGTCGGAATCCAATGGAGGATTCTGAGCAGAACGCAGACAGGAAAGTCAATGTTCAGTTTGACGTGCCGCCGGCAAAACAATCGGAGGCTCAgttaaagtataagaaaag TTTCAGGTTTAGCTCTGCAGACATTTTAGCACCGAATCAGGAAGAAGATGATCGAGAAGCTTCGGCCTTACGTGATGAA CTAGATATGCTTCAAGAAGAAAATGATAATATACTGTAtaag CTTCAACGAGCTGGAGAAAAACGCGAAGCAGCAGAAGCAAGGGCTAGGGAGCTAGAGAGACAG ATTGCTTCTCTAGGTGAAGGTGCAAATTTTGACGTCAAACTCTTGAAGAG GAAAGAAGCAGCGTTGCGTCAAAGAGAG GCAGCATTAAGGGCTGCTGAACAGAAAAGAGATGGAAGACACAAGGAAACTGATGCCTTTTGTGCAGAACTTCAG AGCTTGAAAGAGGAAACGGAGAAGGCCGTGGAACAGCTCCAGGATGCTCAAGCTGAAACAAAGTCTCTTCGGACAATGATACATAGAACGATTTTGACTCATGAAGAAATG GAGGAAGTTGTTTTAAAGAGATGCTGGCTTGCTCGCTACTGGGAACTAGCTGTTCAACACG GAATTTATAAGGATATAGCTCCATCAAGACATGAACATTGGTCAGCTTTAGCTCCTCTTCCCTTTGAAGTTGTCATTTCCGCGGCCCAAAAGCCTGAAGATTCCTGGCAGACAG ATGGTAGCGATCGCACTTGGAACAAAGTCGTTAGTAAATTCAGTGATGCAAATGGAGAAGGGAACATAGAGAGTATGCTTGCCGTTGAAACGGGTCTACGTGAGATAGCATCCTTGAAG GTTGAGGATGCTATAATGCTTGTATTTGCCGGGTTCAGACAAAAACATGTGGTCCGACAATCCGACACTG ATCCCAGGGTGCAAGGGGAGCCTAAGTTTGCTGAAGCATTTG AGTTGAGTCACGATGAGAAACAGGATATTCTCTTTAAAGAG GCATGGCTGATGTACTACTGGAAAAGAGCTAAAATTCACAGCGTGGAGAGTGATATCGCGGAAGACCGTCTTAAGTTCTGGATCAGCCGTATCGCAGAACAGCCAACATCACATGATGCAGTTGATG TGGAACGAGGTATGAGGGAGCTAAGGAAACTTGGAATAGAACAACAATTGTGGGAAGCATCTCGCGCACAACTCACCGACTCCACTTTTCCTCTTTCCGTTTCTGACTACTGTGACGAGTGA
- the LOC106442524 gene encoding respiratory burst oxidase homolog protein C-like, with protein sequence MERPVSFDVTDYNPEGDDWSNDLIPHRDSMSGSSSPPIHQNPEIKSPEDATEYVTITLDIQGDNVVVEENTEPMVRRRHGSRKKSVVNRRTLDEPSRSKFDSSEALKALKMFISMTDAGWIAVERRFDKMTAKTGGLLDPLNFGECLGINSKEFALGLFYTLARQRDISCEGVSKSELLELWCQINDQCFDSRLRMFFDMADKDGDGRLSEEELKQFIRLTASANNQSTTQNMVDKYAAMIMKELDPNNFGYIMMESLEVLLLDVETHSENKITSTDQETKKPTTKRWYKVIRDIPSSSLIPCLKKTSSTKKT encoded by the exons ATGGAGAGACCAGTGAGCTTTGACGTGACCGACTATAACCCGGAGGGAGATGACTGGAGCAACGACTTAATACCCCACAGAGATTCGATGAGCGGATCATCGTCACCACCAATCCACCAAAATCCGGAGATTAAAAGCCCTGAGGACGCAACGGAGTACGTGACCATCACGCTAGACATTCAGGGAGACAACGTGGTCGTCGAGGAGAACACAGAGCCGATGGTACGGAGGCGGCACGGGTCGAGGAAGAAGTCTGTGGTGAATCGTCGTACACTCGATGAACCATCAAGATCGAAGTTTGATTCGTCAGAGGCCTTGAAAGCTCTTAAAATGTTCATCAGCATGACCGATGCTGGTTGGATCGCCGTCGAGAGGCGGTTTGATAAGATGACTGCCAAAACTGGTGGACTGCTGGATCCGTTAAATTTTGGTGAATGCCTAG GTATAAACTCGAAGGAATTTGCCTTGGGATTGTTTTACACATTGGCAAGACAGAGAGATATATCATGTGAGGGGGTTAGTAAAAGTGAACTATTGGAATTATGGTGTCAAATAAATGATCAATGCTTTGACTCCAGGCTTAGGATGTTCTTTGACAT GGCAGATAAGGATGGTGATGGTAGACTATCAGAAGAAGAACTTAAACAG TTTATAAGGCTTACTGCATCCGCAAACAATCAATCCACCACACAGAACATGGTTGATAAATATGCAGCAATGATCATGAAAGAGCTTGATCCAAATAATTTTGGATACATCATG atggaAAGTCTTGAGGTACTGCTGCTAGATGTGGAAACACactctgaaaataaaataacaagtaCTGATCAGGAAACAAAGAAGCCTACAACAAAGAGATGGTACAAAGTTATTCGAGACATCCCATCCTCCTCTTTGATTCCTTGCTTGAAGAAGACATCATCTACAAAGAAGACATGA